The DNA region atttattatttttgcatacTTCAATAACATCACTTTTGGATGCATTAacagatttattaaaattgttagaaGTTATAGTATTTTCAAATGCATtaatactgttattattaGATGGATTTACTTCTTCTAAATTAAATTGTAGTAAagtattttctttagaaataacAGTATCATCTAAATGTTCATAAGATCCAATTTTAATTGGTGAATGAGTAAAGCTGATTATTGGactattttgtataatttctaTAGGATTGGAAGATATAGATGACACACGTCCTGATGGTTCTTCACTATCTGAATGAATAGGTGTGTTCAGAGTAGTAGATATTGGAGTACACTCAGTTGTAGGCAAATCAGGTAGACTGATATCATCTGTGTTGTGTGATTCCTCACTTGCAAAACTATTTTGTTTCTGTAAGTTTGTGGTTTGCCTATCCAAATTAGTTTTTGATGCTGTCTCCAAAGCATTTAActcttgattattattattctggATTGAAgactttctatctttctcagaCAAAGTATCATTGCTAGTATACGTATCTTTGttcaaaatttctatatttgcagaatcattcttcttttcatcacatgttcttatttcttcttctagatttacattttcttcataaaatGGTATTGGACCTTGATGTTCCAAAGTTTCTATAATTTGATCATTAGATACttccaaaatattatttatttgtacattATCAACTATATGTATTGTTGGAATGTCATCAGTGCCATTTGTTATACAGTGTATAATATTTCCAGACTttgtaatatctttatttctacatTCACTTAAATTTTTTAAGGCCTCAGTACTGTGAGGAGAAGAATCTAAAGATTGTGAATATTCTTGTGTTATTTTATCATGTTTTCTTGAACAagtgatattttctttattcacaTTTACATCATGAGGTATTTTTGAAGTGCTATCAACACTTTCATATTCTACAACCACCAATGGTGTTGAATTGCTTAAGACAACATCTGGCAAATTGGAATTTGaatcatcttcatcttctgaTGCATCCCAATTTGCTAAAAATTGTCGAACATCAAGATCTGGCTTATCAGCAAAGTCTTTTGATGTTTTTTGTTGTTCAGTTATAGTGTCAACATTACTTGAATTTATAGCATTGTCTgtacttttttgtattttaaactCAGTTTGTTCATTACATTTATGTATTAAAAGCTGATCTTGATTTGGGAAACCACTTGGATATAGGGATGATGAATGTTCTTTTTGAGAATGATTAACTGATTGTTTAGAATGCAAATTATCTTCATTAGATAAATCAGATGCACATAGGTCTTGTTCTTTTCCCTGTTTTTCTAAATGTTTTGAATCTGAATTCAATGTATGTTGAGTTTTTGGAAAACCATcggaatttattaaaactcCATTTTGATCAAATTGTAAATTGATAGATGGAATAGCATTAACGGATGTTGGTGGAATTCTTAAAGGATGTTGAACTGCTGTTGGATATCCATGTGATTGttgcaattttaatatttccctATATCTAAGAACAGATTCTTTGTATTTTGGATGTGATTGATATCCAGGTATCCTTGCAAGTTCTCTGAGATGATTTTCCATAGAAAATCTTTGCATTGCAATTTTTTGCTGATAAGAATGGTATCGCGATGAAGTGCCATGCACAGCTGTAGATTGTATTGCAGCAACTTGTTGTGAATTATCAAAAGCTTTCTGACAAGTATGTGGAAATTCTGTTGAtacatttcttataaattgTGTAGTATAATAAGAATTCTGTGTGGGAGATGTAATATCAACACTGACATTTGAAGTGGGCACAGTCTTGGATAACACATTACCTGTTGCATATTGACCTTGCTTCGCATTGTACTTTTGTTGtgcaatataattttgttctgGATGTTTAAAAACAGTTGCATCTTGTAAACCCATATTATTTGTCTTTGGATACTCTTTCATAGGATAAGCATATTTCTGGCACTCTGTtggataattataattttgaattgGATAATTTTGTATCATCCCTGATGGAGCTGGACAACCTCTAGACATTGTAggatctttattatatttatattctgaAAAGTTTCTTCTATGATCTGTATTAGGAATAATAGGGTTTAACATTTccttattatcaaaattatcttTTCGAAAATTATGATCAGCATATTGTCTATTTTCTGCCTGATATCCAGGTAAACGCATATTTTCCCTATATGGTGTATTAGATTGGTAAGTTCCAAATTTATCCCATTGCTGATAGCCTATATTTGTATTTGGATTGCAACACAAAGCTTTACAAGGAATGAAAGATGAAGGACCTTGTCTTACAGAAGATGTTGCACACATACTATTATTTCGTGATCCCATAGATGTGGCAggtgtatttatatttatattggaaCCATTTAAATGAGAATTTTGTCCAGGAAGCGCCATATGACTATTTCTGTACCTATAGTCATCACTGAATGTATTCATTGATCCATTTCTCATATCAACTGGGGCTTTTACGTTATCCATAACAGAATTTCTATTAACCACAGGACCATATTGTCCAATATAACCTTGCATTTGTACCATTGATGGTATTGCAAAGTTATCAGTATTATTTGAGCCATTTGAAATATTGTTCATATGTGGAAAATGTCTTGAACTAAAGCTAGaatcattttgatattttttatacccCTCAGTATTAAGAGCATTTAATGAAGATGGACTACCATTAGACATAAATGCTAAGTGATTTGTATTCACATTATGATCAGTAGATGTTACTTCATTTATATTTGTCTGCACTGAGTTATATTGATGCCAATCTGAAATATTTCCACCGTAGTTCAttgtacattttctttttgctgaTATGTTATAAGgttttcattctatttatataagtaGTTGTTTACAATTTCATACAGGAGCAACATctgcaaatataaattaaatttatacgtaatcagtaaaaataattattgtttagttttatttttttttaaacaataatatatataatatataaaataattatatattatatataatatataatataataatatgtgtgtgtatatattaatatttaaattaatatttttggttatgaaaataataatgagttCAAATCCTCAGTATACtcattattaacaatttatgGAATATTTCTGTggaagttttttttatatacaatacttctaaatatatatataatatatttgcttcatgtgtgtgtgtgtgtgtgttcgcgCACGCGTATTATGTATGTAAGCACATTAACACTTATTTGCATATAGATGAGACATATGcatgcataatatatatatgtatatatgttagcTCTTTTAAACTaaacttattttataatatactttaccattctattctctattttaattagatactTTTGAAACGTATAATTTAATGACTTTTACAATTAAAAGTAATCTGTTTTCCTATATATTGTAACTGAatttaaagtataaaaaaattaaagtaacaATCTACtactaaatataattttcataacatgttatatattaaacttttatttttattaacgaaatcTAACTATAATTACTTCAcgaaaaattatcataatttcgtaaataaaaatgtcgtaTACGCCAGTTGTTTACGTATAACGCAACTGCCTATAGAAATTCAATTCCCTATACAGACCTTGAAACTGTAATACTTGCGTAGTTCACATATTTCTTATACCGATAAACAATTTTAGtcgttataaatttatataaatgcacTTTAACGAGTCCTCATAGTTGCATGCACTTCGTATTtcctaaatatataataactgtagctatttacattaaatttaaCTTAAAATTACCTGCATTAACTATCACGCTCAACATGTTCGCCATATTGAACACGActacataaaaattataattgtgCGCCCTCTGATGTCAGAAATTTATGTAAgccataaaaaaaataatatatagtaagaAGCAGAGTAAGAAAGGTGTGTAACAatggtatgtatatgtatatatatatacattctacTATTCAACTAAAATTTTACGtacatctttttataataaaatttttatattattatacacacacatacatacaacatacatttatgtatgttCTGAATGTaatctaattttataataatataatcgagaaatatatatattttgtcagATATAATTTGatgtttttgttgtttttgtaaattaattttttaatcaaatttaaatttcaaaatgtCTAATCTGTAATAGccaattatatacaatatgtattatatccaTCAACCAATCATATCACAAAGATCTACGTAAGCACTGGTGAGTATtaagttttataatttgtattattgcaataatacttattaattcatcttttttaataatacaataaaggtatttcaattttcatgtaatacaataacaatgattataaatttatttgatttaataaataatcagtCACCAATGTCAAGGATGATTGATCGATCTAGTAACAATTTTACGAACGAGTCTAGCTCTTTTATACGGAACCTTCGATCGGAGAAGGAACCTAAACTTTCTCTCGAATAAAATCCGAGAACATCTGATTTTAAATTGATACGAAATCATAATCATTGGTAAAATTGTGTTCATTTTTAAGTTTTAACTAGAATttacgtaaaatttttttctactttataattttatatgatagaaaatatttatatatacattatgaGGAATGCGTTGTGTATtgacaatattaaaaatgttttatctttaagttataatataacatctgtgaatgaaataaaagaaaatatattattttaaattaaattttttatcaaattgatGTTActattttgaaaatgtataaagaaatatatatatatattgtttatttaggTTAAAGATGGCTAAATCTtctgaaaagaaaggaaagagtgCAATCAATGAAGTGGTAACTCGTGAATATACTGTACATCTTCATAAACGTCTTCATGGAGTTGGTTTTAAAAAACGTGCACCTAGAGCaattaaagaaattcgaaaatttGCTGAAAAACAAATGGGTACACCTGATGTAAGGATTGACACTCGTCTCAACAAACAGTTATGGTCTAAAGGAATAAggtaaatttttctctttatatatttttcttaaaaacatTGTTAAAGTtcatttcttcaattttacttaATGAGTGAATAAtagttttttcaataaatatagattaaggaaaatgtttttcttttacaggAACGTTCCTTTCAGAGTCCGTGTTCGATTAAGTAGAAGAAGGAATGACGATGAGGATTCagcaaataaattatatacgcTTGTAACATATATTCCTGTAGCCTCTTTTAAAGGTCTTCAAACAGAAAATGTGGATGCAAGTCAAGATTAATATCTTtgtattcaataaataaattgaaacatTTATTGATATTAGTTATTACCTTTATTTAACCaattataactattataaataatatctatttaaaaacttATTTGAGCATTAAGTTTGTTGTCAAATTAATGTCAtgaacataataatatataagtacaaaTTTGgattattgtattaataatattgtgataaatagaaggaagaaaaataacaaaatatattagatcAAACTAATactgatttaaaaaaattttaatatatcatacctagaggaatatatttttatttgattttttataaaggaTTTAGTACTCCATAAAATTTACAGATTCATATGCAAACCATTTCTTTTGTACAAATGTTTCAATAGAACACATCTATGCATACTCCTTCCATAGTGACCTAAATTAAGCGCGTAGGTTTGAACGTAGAACATCTCCCGAACGTTGTTGGATTGAATAACGTTCACAGCAAGCGCTTATAGGATCAACAACGGTATTACGGTGCGagttttctaaagaaatatgGAGTTCGTAAGTGGGGGTCTAACATTGGTTAAGACATTAAGATTTGCTGATGTGGATGCTGGAGAGTTGTTCTACCGCTTATAAAATCGtgctttattaaaaaactCATATATCGTGTAGTAAATAAGATCGATCACACCAaaatctttcaatattttcttttcaatataaaaaacaatgcGAGAACTTAtagtttttcaaattttattcgttctaaCTATTTCGGCCACTGCAATTCCAAAACCAGAAGATGAGCCCAAACAACGTATATTGAAtaaggtaaataaaaatttaaattatttcttttaatgtttaattaataataagaaatgaaagtttaatataaatgttcAAATAGTCactgatttatattataattcttaataaaaatgattttgaagTATGTAACCtcagtttatttttctttaaaagatttatttctagatatttatttcatatcaaatatataaaataatataagaaatattggaTTAAATTGTGaactaaaaatttctataaatatatatagtttgaatctatagataaatatacacgatatttgttttattataatattatagaagaatgatatctaataaatatttgtataaatctattatatatatatgtgtgtgtaatataattataggaTTTAAGTGATCAGGAGCATTACATTAACTCTCAGCATAATCCAAGTTACGATCATGAGGCTTTTCTGGGAGAAGATGCCAAAACATTTGATCAATTAAGTCCAGAGGAAAGTACAAGAAGACTAGGAATAATTGttgataaaatagataaagacaAAGATGGATTTGTTACAAAGGAAGAACTTAAAGATTGGATATTATATACTCAGCGGCGATATATTCAAGATGATATTAATCGTCAATGGACATCTTataatttagaagaaaaagataaccTTCCATGGACAGATTATAAAATCAAACTTTATGGACATATTAATGAGCATGAAAGTAATGATCAAGataaattagaagaagaaacatttcCTTATGAAGCAATGCTTAAAAGAGATCGCAGACGTTGGCAAGCAGCTGATCTTGATAATGACAATGCACTTACTAAAGATGAATTTGCTGCATTCCTGCATGCAGAAGAAGCAAATCATATGAAAGATATTGTAGTGTTAGAAACTATGGAGGATATTGATAAAGATGGAGATGGAAAGATATCAATAGCTGAATATATTGGTAACTGAAATAACTgtaaattatgatattaacAATTCATATATTGAAatgcattattaattttttaggaGACATGTATAGAGGTacagaggaagaagaagagcctGAATGGgtcaaaaatgagaaagaacaATTTTCATCGTACAGAGATAAAGATCATAATGGTTATATGGATTTTGAAGAGGttagtaaattatataaaaattttattgatttgtCTCAATAAAAATATGCTAATTCTGTT from Vespula vulgaris chromosome 8, iyVesVulg1.1, whole genome shotgun sequence includes:
- the LOC127065593 gene encoding 60S ribosomal protein L31 encodes the protein MAKSSEKKGKSAINEVVTREYTVHLHKRLHGVGFKKRAPRAIKEIRKFAEKQMGTPDVRIDTRLNKQLWSKGIRNVPFRVRVRLSRRRNDDEDSANKLYTLVTYIPVASFKGLQTENVDASQD
- the LOC127065589 gene encoding calumenin gives rise to the protein MRELIVFQILFVLTISATAIPKPEDEPKQRILNKDLSDQEHYINSQHNPSYDHEAFLGEDAKTFDQLSPEESTRRLGIIVDKIDKDKDGFVTKEELKDWILYTQRRYIQDDINRQWTSYNLEEKDNLPWTDYKIKLYGHINEHESNDQDKLEEETFPYEAMLKRDRRRWQAADLDNDNALTKDEFAAFLHAEEANHMKDIVVLETMEDIDKDGDGKISIAEYIGDMYRGTEEEEEPEWVKNEKEQFSSYRDKDHNGYMDFEEVRNWIIPADFDHAEAEARHLIYEADTDADQKLTKDEILEKYDIFVGSQATDFGEALTRHDEF